A segment of the Triticum urartu cultivar G1812 chromosome 1, Tu2.1, whole genome shotgun sequence genome:
aatcttggggcactctttgaggttctttgtgttgtattatgaatctgaaattgtttgatgcatatcgtataatcaactcaCGAATACTTGCGGTGACATTGGagggcactcaactcgcggactctaggtgacattagagttggttgatgtgtatcatatggtgttattttagtacgaactcttggttagatcgatagGAAAGGAtagcttggtgttattttagtacgaactctaggatagattgatcggaaagatagctttgaggtggtttcgtaccctagaaacaatttcttcttatgttctccgctagataggaactttggagtgatttttcatcgcacgttgagggatggttatatgatccaattatattagcattgttgaaaGATTGCACTGGCGAAAGtacagaccctaggcctcatttgcaagcattgcaatatcgtttgtgctcacttttattacttgctaccttactgttttttattgttcctattacaaaaatcaatatctactatcatcaCTACACTTTTATCgacatctcttcgccaaactagtgcacctatacaatttaccattgtatttggtgtgttggggacataagagactttttattatttggttgcagggttatttgagagagaccatcttcatcctatgcctccctcggattgataaaccttacgtcatccacttgagggaaacttgctattgtcctacaaaattctgcgcttggaggcccaatacgagtctacaagaacaagttgtgtagtagacatcagcaactgatacgtctccaacatatctataattttttattattctaCACTATTGTAGTATCAATCTTGGGTGTTTTATATATAAtaatatatcattttttgggactaacatattggcTTAGTGTCAAGTGCGAGGCCGGCATTCCGTCGAACAGAGCGCGGGCGCCCGCTACTCTCTCCCCGACGGCGAAGCCTTCAGTCCCTGTTCCTCCACGACGGCGACGCGCTCGGCCGAGGCAGAGGCCCCCACGCGGCAGAGGCGCTTGCGGCGTGGCGCCCCGAGCCGCGGCCACCTGCCTGCCCGGATTCCATCGCCCCACCTCAGTGCTCGCGCGCGCGGCGCGAGTGGGGCGCGAGTGCGGCGCGAATCCGATCCCCCCGTATAAGAAGAAGCGGGGGTGAGTGGGCGGATGGGAACCCAACCCGGCTCGCGAAACCGAATCCTCCCTTCCCCGCCTCCTCCGGGTGCTGCTTCGGAATCGGTACGACTGATCCCCTCCCATCTCCATTTCTGTAGAGTTTCGTTTCGATTTCTCTTTTCCCCTTGCTTGATCTCTGCGGGCTCGTTCATGATCTGGTTCTCACGAATTTGTTTGGCTCATCGATGGCTTAATTCGTGAACTGTGATCCTTGTTCACGGTGGATTTCCTCATCTGCGCGTCAAATTTCAGATTGAATAATAATAGGTCATCAGTCCCGAGTTATATGTGCCGAGTTCATCCGGTGTTGAGCAGACGTCCTGAAACTAAGAGAAATTGCCTGTGACTGATACGGGATGGTTGCCGCTAAGATCAAGAGCTTAGCAAAGCTTACTGGCAGCCACCTCTTATAATCCGAATTAATCCATTTTTAAATTTGTCTACTACCTGCGTCAAATTTCAAATTGTTTAAAGAACTTCAATTCTTTAGCACCTACAGTTGACGAGGAGGGAGAATAAGTTTAGATCCTTGGACGGATATAGCATGCTGATGTGTTTACCTCCGGCATTTACGGTAGATTCTACATATATAATTTGTGGTTGCTTCTCTATATTTTTCATTTCCTTGACAAAAGTGGAGCTCTGCCAAATCAGTTAAAAAAAATCTGGTCAGTAACAAACAATGAGTTTTTTAAGCAGAAATTGCCAATTCATGAGCTAGCCAGATTTCGAAGATGAACATCCAATACGTAGCTATCCAGGTCAAGAGAAGCCCTCCTCCTTTCGTGCACACTTTGTGTTCGCCATCTGCACCTTCCTAACGACCACGTCATTGCATCACACAGTACGGTAGTAATCGACTTTTCAAAATTGTCTCACATACTATCATCCAACTTGGCCTTAGGACCCACAAGTGCATTTGTTGGCAAAGAAACCCACAAAGGAGGCGCCATTTTTGTTTATCTTTTGCTAGTGAGTTTGGCTGAGACATTTTTTCTTTACTTGCACTGGATGTTGTCAGTATGTTTCGACGTTTCGTTATATTTTGATATGGAACCTGACCTTGCATAAAAGTTGTATGGGGAAAAAAGTAGAAGGCGCCTAAAGCGAGATTAGTTTGTTCTTCTCACGTCAATCTTCATGTCTGATCCGTCATCTTCCAGCAACATTTTGATGTACATGCCCAACCATGTGTGAGCAACGCATTTTCACCATGGTCCATGTAAAAATGGGTTGTGCACTCTTCATAGTGATCTTGATAAGATAAGGAAAGCTCAAATAAAATTTGGGAGAACAGGGGGACATGGGACTCCGATCCACCAGTGGATGCTGCTTTATATCATCTTGGCTTTTTTTTACGGTGAATCTTGGTTTGGGATTAGCAGCATGCAATGTTTATAAGGCGGTAAGGCGAGGCAAGGCGCTGGGGGGGCGCCTCACTGCCTAAGCGATAAGGCATAAGGCAAGGCGGACACCTTAGAGAGTTCTAAGCAGCAGAATATAGTAGAATTTGGTTGTTGCTGCTGTACTGGAGAGGAAGAGGAGCTgctggagaggaggaggagctgctagacaggaggaggaggaggagctgtTGGAGAGGAGGTGGAGGAGCTGCCAGAGAGGATCTGCTGCAGAGGAGGAAGCAGATCTGCTAGAGAGGAGCCACTGGAGGGaaggagggggaggagtgtgtggATTGGGGgctgtttctctctctctctctccccctcttacCTGTTGGTGCCAACTGCCAACATCCTTTCTGTTTCCCGCCAAAACTCTGTTTCCCCCCTAAAACAGCTCACCTGCCTGCCTGGCAAGCTAAGGCGTCCAAAATGGACTAAGGCAACAACCTGGACGCCTAAGCAGACGCCTTGGACGCCTTAAAGCTTAAGGCGGACGCCTTACAGAGGTACATAAGGCAAGGTGGACGCCTCGAGCTCGCAGGGCGCCCTGACGCCTAAGCGTCGCCTAGGCGACGCCTTAGGGACGCGTTAAAAACAATGGCAGCATGTTGATCATGTAATGTTGTATGCTAATCCAAATACATGAATCTTTTTAACCATGACTACTAAACCCTGAGAAAAGGATGGCATGAGCACTCAAACAATGCCGCGGCTTGTAGAGCTTGTGCATTTGGTTGGAATAAGAAATGCTACAGCTACTCAGACCCTGTGTTACACGGCTCAAGTCATCTTAGGCCATGATTTTTCCAAAAATTGTTCGGCTAGTCCTCTCATCCTTAATCCACCTGCAAATGACACTCCTTGGCATATATGTTGGGAACATATCATGCCATCCAAGACCCGTTCTCGGGAACCCGTTCTCGGGAATGAAGCTCTCATAGTTAACTTGTCATCGTACTCCACCTCCACGGGAAAACACATTTAGGTTTAAGCACAAAGAGAAGCGACTCATCCTAGCAATTGCTCCAAAGTAGGACCCACACCAATATGTATCTCCTCTCCACCCACATGGGTCCAAGTTCTAGGGCTTGTATAAGTGCACATGGCTTGTGGCCCTCGTCACAAATTGTAAAGCTCGTATGTCTTTAGGCATCAAACGACAACTCGATATGCAATGATTGAGTAAGCTACTATATATGGCTTTGAGCTGGAATAATGTTTCAGATTGTACATCAATGGTTATACAATTCATACATGTTATGGCAATCTAATATATATAATTTTTCTCCATGTAATATTTCTTTTTCTCTCAATATAATTTGCTAAGGATAAATACTTACTTTCACATTTTCTTAGAGATACATCCTTCCAGGTAGGTCGGCAACGCAACAATGGAAGAAGGGAAAGACAAGAATAACACCACTGAGAAGGGGCTGTTCTCAAACATGATGCATGGGTATCCACCTCATGGAGGATACGGATACCCTCCTCAAGGTTACCCGCCACCGGGGGTCCCCTACCCTCCTCCCGGGGCGTATCCTCCTCCACCACAATATGGGTACCCTCAGCCAGGTGGCTACCCACCTCACGGTGGATATCCCCCCGTCGGCTACCCTGGTATGCATTGCTGGTGATCAGTTATACATAACGCACGTCCTAATTGTGTTGTGTCTGGGGAGTTAATTTGCTCAATTGGACCTCAATGATATGAACAACACTGTAATTGATCTTTCAGTTGTTTGCTCGGATTTATTTATGTCATCACTTCTTCATAATTTGTTTCAGGCTACGGGGGTGGCCATGGAGGACATGGCTACGGCGGCGGGCACATGGGCTATGGAGGCGGCTATGGCGGCGG
Coding sequences within it:
- the LOC125544947 gene encoding glycine-rich cell wall structural protein-like translates to MEEGKDKNNTTEKGLFSNMMHGYPPHGGYGYPPQGYPPPGVPYPPPGAYPPPPQYGYPQPGGYPPHGGYPPVGYPGYGGGHGGHGYGGGHMGYGGGYGGGGHALGHHHGGHGYGHYGHGGHGYGHHGHGHYHGGHGWGHHGHGYHHHHHHGKHGYGKFKKCK